TTTGGTCGCTTTACAACCGAAGAAGAAATTGACTATGCAATCAAACAGATTCATGGCGCAATTGGTCACTTACGTGAACTGTCTCCATTGTGGGAAATGTTCAAAGACGGCGTAGATCTTAACAGCATCGAATGGTCTCACCATTAATCAGACAGCTTCAGGAGTTTAAAAATGGCATATAGCGAAAAAGTCATCGATCATTATGAAAATCCACGCAACGTGGGTTCATTCGATAATAACGACCCAAGTGTTGGCAGCGGTATGGTTGGTGCGCCAGCGTGTGGTGACGTAATGAAATTGCAAATCAAAGTGAGTGATGAAGGCATTATTGAAGATGCTCGCTTTAAAACTTATGGTTGTGGTTCTGCGATTGCATCC
This portion of the Providencia manganoxydans genome encodes:
- the iscU gene encoding Fe-S cluster assembly scaffold IscU, producing the protein MAYSEKVIDHYENPRNVGSFDNNDPSVGSGMVGAPACGDVMKLQIKVSDEGIIEDARFKTYGCGSAIASSSLVTEWMKGKSLDEAESIKNTAIAEELELPPVKIHCSILAEDAIKAAIADYKSKRQGK